In Rhododendron vialii isolate Sample 1 chromosome 9a, ASM3025357v1, the following are encoded in one genomic region:
- the LOC131301331 gene encoding NADH dehydrogenase [ubiquinone] 1 beta subcomplex subunit 7: MEVPGSSKKMIATQAEMVEARVPLAYRDQCAHLLIPLNKCRQSEFYLPWKCEGERHSYEKCEYELVMERMLQMQKIREQEEAKSKQLQKQGTNAIPLIPKTANA, encoded by the coding sequence ATGGAGGTTCCAGGGTCGTCGAAGAAGATGATCGCGACGCAGGCGGAGATGGTGGAGGCGAGGGTCCCACTCGCCTACAGAGACCAGTGCGCCCACCTCCTCATACCCCTCAACAAGTGCCGTCAATCGGAGTTCTACCTCCCTTGGAAGTGCGAGGGGGAGCGCCACTCCTACGAGAAGTGCGAGTACGAGCTCGTCATGGAGCGGATGCTCCAAATGCAGAAGATCCGTGAACAAGAGGAGGCCAAGTCGAAGCAGTTACAGAAACAGGGCACCAACGCCATTCCTCTCATCCCCAAGACCGCCAATGCTTGA